One segment of Chelmon rostratus isolate fCheRos1 chromosome 17, fCheRos1.pri, whole genome shotgun sequence DNA contains the following:
- the il2rb gene encoding interleukin-2 receptor subunit beta, with product METLWSVYALALLFSVDAAHSHKGSKGLSCVNDFVNNVSCTWNGSPVAPDVNCLITGTKRTRIMVNNMRLPSLIIRTCKLEQHGGSPPGCSFAFENKEFNRFKDMPYISMECDGMLVENLTNYKPLNHIKMHPPGVPSVNSTANETWISWNGSSPRSVFIKSCDFEVQIKQKKQAWKEASTLSTRELKLRIPSWQLKGHCEVRVRVYPTDWPNSHWSDWSPVTSWEGAADVASQNKEWLLDQTSLMICGVMFSLGLVLVMLVLHRICVSKGLAAPACCCWLHKEKPVPNPSKYFHTLHSVHGGNLKKWLNPLSAPVSFFTAQPRDHISPVELCKSSDVVPSTSPSSSSTTALLHCKSYSSAGSDTSGVAGDSSSSSSSGFSNMGYFLSSSSSSSAPTDPNPAYFTYQEEFHNLNNSHSLHLSLCPSINTFPSYESLKREPLSPDSGFGIGKEDEEDKEDKKVAGVEGEEVSDDHQTSPLLILPVHHPSRMCPLSSPPPPPINPSLTQVSSDSQQVDTPLLVASGSYAAWPLAGAVCRSSSMPVEPCKTGYLTLKELQTTFSNKSI from the exons ATGGAGACCCTGTGGTCCGTGTACGCCCTGGCGCTCCTGTTTTCAGTGGACGCAGCCCACTCACACAAAGGCTCGAAAG GACTCTCCTGCGTAAACGACTTTGTCAACAATGTCAGCTGTACGTGGAACGGCTCTCCGGTGGCTCCTGATGTGAACTGCTTGATCACTGGTACGAAGAGAACAAGGATCATGGTGAACAACATGAGACTCCCCAGCCTAATAAT tcGAACCTGCAAGCTGGAGCAGCACGGGGGCTCTCCTCCAGGCTGCAGCTTTGCCTTTGAAAATAAA GAATTCAACCGTTTTAAAGACATGCCCTACATCAGCATGGAGTGTGACGGCATGTTGGTGGAGAACCTCACAAACTATAAGCCACTGAATCACA TCAAGATGCATCCTCCAGGTGTTCCCAGCGTCAACAGCACCGCCAACGAGACCTGGATCTCATGGAACGGGAGCAGTCCTCGCTCTGTCTTCATCAAATCCTGTGACTTCGAAGTTCAAATCAAGCAGAAAAAACAGGCGTGGAAG GAGGCCAGCACTCTGTCCACACGGGAATTAAAGCTAAGAATACCTTCTTGGCAACTGAAGGGGCACTGCGAGGTCAGGGTGAGAGTCTACCCCACTGACTGGCCTAACAGCCACTGGAGCGACTGGAGTCCAGTAACATCCTGGGAAGGAGCAGCAGATGTAGCGTCGCAGAATAAAG AGTGGCTTCTGGATCAGACGTCGCTGATGATCTGCGGAGTCATGTTCAGCCTGGGTCTCGTACTTGTGATGCTGGTCCTGCACAGGATTTGCGTGAGCAAGGG GCTAGCGGCccccgcctgctgctgctggctccaCAAAGAGAAGCCGGTGCCGAACCCGTCGAAGTACTTCCACACTCTGCACTCTGTCCACGGAGGAAATCTGAAg AAATGGCTGAATCCTCTGTCGGCTCCTGTGTCATTCTTCACGGCTCAGCCACGCGACCACATCTCCCCGGTTGAGTTGTGCAAAAGCTCCGACGTGgtcccctccacctctccctcctccagctccaccaccGCCCTGCTTCACTGCAAGAGCTACTCCTCGGCCGGCTCAGACACCAGCGGAGTCGCTGGcgattcctcctcctcctcttcgtccgGCTTCTCCAACATGGGCTACTTCttgtccagctcctccagcagctcagctcCAACTGACCCCAATCCCGCCTACTTCACCTACCAGGAGGAGTTCCACAATCTGAACAACAGCCAcagcctccacctctccctctgcccctcCATCAACACCTTCCCAAGCTACGAGAGCTTGAAGAGGGAGCCGCTGAGCCCAGACTCCGGCTTTGGCATCGGaaaggaagatgaagaggacaAGGAAGATAAAAAGGTTGCGGGTGTGGAAGGGGAAGAGGTTTCCGATGATCACCAGACCTCTCCTCTTCTCATCCTCCCTGTGCATCATCCTTCCCGGATGtgccccctctcctcccctccaccccctcctaTCAACCCCAGTCTAACTCAGGTATCCTCTGATAGTCAACAGGTGGATACACCTTTGCTGGTTGCTAGCGGTAGCTATGCAGCCTGGCCTTTGGCCGGTGCCGTGTGCAGGTCTTCCTCCATGCCTGTGGAGCCCTGTAAAACAGGGTACCTGAccctcaaagagctgcagacaaCGTTCAGCAATAAATCCATCTAA